One Miscanthus floridulus cultivar M001 unplaced genomic scaffold, ASM1932011v1 fs_99_2_3, whole genome shotgun sequence DNA window includes the following coding sequences:
- the LOC136533566 gene encoding membrane-anchored ubiquitin-fold protein 3-like, with product MAGGKEPIEVKFRLFDGTDIGPSKYDPNTTVAALKEFVLARWPQDKEIVPKTVNDVKLINAGRILENSKTLAESRVPVGEVPGSVITMHVVVRPPQSNKSEKQQSNSPKPNRCGCTIL from the exons ATGGCCGGCGGGAAGGAGCCGATCGAGGTCAAGTTCCGGCTGTTCGACGGCACCGACATCGGGCCCAGCAAGTACGACCCCAACACCACCGTCGCCGCGCTCAAGGAGTTCGTCCTCGCCCGGTGGCCGCAGG ATAAAGAAATAGTTCCGAAAACTGTCAATGATGTGAAGCTCATCAATGCTGGAAGGATACTGGAGAATAGCAAAACTCTTGCTGAATCTCGAGTCCCAGTTGGAGAAGTTCCTGGAAGTGTGATTACAATGCATGTTGTTGTGCGGCCTCCTCAATCTAACAAAAGTG AGAAGCAACAGTCAAACTCTCCGAAGCCGAACAGATGTGGATGCACCATATTGTGA